The proteins below are encoded in one region of Tomitella fengzijianii:
- a CDS encoding FAD-dependent oxidoreductase, with translation MPAPASNPRPGTGHPSADSVRPLRIGSPTGADAPEWDIEADVVVVGYGIAGACAAIEAARAGAEVVILERAGGWGGAAALAGGFIYMGGGTGLQRELGFDDDVENMRAFLTAAMGPGADRAKIDAYCEGSVAHYDWLVDAGVRFKSAFYGEPGWEPPADDGLMYTGGENAAPFNAVAEPAPRGHVPQMSAKKAGEQSAGLMLMTPLSERITELGVRSEYDVTTRRLVVSAGDDGDRVVGVLGTRFGRELSVRARRGVVLAAGSFTYNDAMMRAHVPLLAGRPGSAVEQHDGRAIRMGQAVGADLTHMDAAEVAIHCDPQMMVRGILVNGRGQRFVTEDTYPGRIGQEMALHQGNQAYLILDERAYEEAGTTVSATPFLRFRPKWVGETVAEVEAEMGLPGGALQATVELYNRHAARGEDPMFGKNAQWLRPIEGNIAVIDLRGRTGGFALGGLRTDPDSRVLHVDGDPVPGLFAAGRCTSGIAAWGYASGASLGDGSYFGRRAGISAAAS, from the coding sequence ATGCCTGCACCCGCATCGAATCCCCGTCCCGGCACCGGCCATCCCTCCGCCGATTCAGTACGCCCGCTGCGCATCGGCTCGCCCACCGGCGCCGACGCCCCCGAATGGGATATCGAAGCCGACGTCGTGGTGGTGGGCTACGGCATCGCGGGCGCCTGCGCGGCGATCGAGGCCGCCAGGGCCGGCGCGGAGGTCGTGATCCTCGAACGCGCGGGCGGATGGGGCGGCGCCGCAGCCCTGGCCGGCGGATTCATCTACATGGGCGGCGGCACGGGGCTGCAGCGGGAGCTGGGTTTCGACGACGACGTCGAGAACATGCGGGCCTTCCTCACGGCCGCGATGGGCCCGGGTGCCGACCGGGCCAAGATCGACGCCTACTGCGAGGGCAGCGTCGCCCACTACGACTGGCTGGTGGACGCGGGGGTGCGGTTCAAGTCCGCCTTCTACGGGGAGCCCGGCTGGGAGCCCCCGGCCGACGACGGCCTCATGTACACGGGCGGGGAGAACGCCGCGCCGTTCAACGCCGTCGCCGAACCGGCTCCGCGCGGTCACGTGCCGCAGATGTCCGCGAAGAAGGCCGGTGAGCAGAGCGCGGGACTGATGCTGATGACCCCGCTTTCCGAGCGGATCACCGAGCTGGGGGTGCGCAGCGAGTACGACGTGACGACGCGCCGCCTCGTGGTCTCCGCCGGCGACGATGGCGACAGGGTCGTCGGGGTGCTCGGCACGCGCTTCGGCCGGGAACTGTCGGTGCGGGCCCGCCGCGGCGTGGTGCTGGCCGCGGGCAGCTTCACCTACAACGATGCGATGATGCGCGCGCACGTCCCGCTGCTCGCCGGCCGCCCCGGCTCGGCGGTGGAGCAGCACGACGGCCGCGCCATCCGGATGGGCCAGGCCGTCGGCGCCGACCTGACGCACATGGACGCCGCCGAGGTGGCGATCCACTGCGACCCGCAGATGATGGTGCGCGGGATCCTCGTCAACGGCCGCGGACAGCGGTTCGTCACCGAGGACACCTATCCGGGCCGCATCGGGCAGGAGATGGCGCTGCACCAGGGCAACCAGGCCTACCTGATCCTCGACGAGCGCGCCTACGAAGAGGCCGGCACCACCGTCAGCGCCACGCCGTTCCTGCGGTTCCGCCCGAAGTGGGTGGGCGAGACGGTCGCCGAAGTCGAGGCGGAAATGGGACTGCCCGGCGGCGCGCTGCAGGCGACGGTGGAACTTTACAACCGGCATGCGGCGCGCGGTGAGGACCCGATGTTCGGGAAGAACGCCCAGTGGCTGCGCCCCATCGAGGGCAACATCGCCGTCATCGACCTGCGCGGGCGCACCGGGGGCTTCGCCCTGGGCGGCCTGCGCACCGACCCCGACTCCCGGGTGCTGCACGTGGACGGCGACCCAGTACCCGGGCTCTTCGCCGCGGGACGCTGCACGTCCGGGATCGCGGCCTGGGGCTACGCCAGCGGCGCATCCCTGGGCGACGGCAGCTACTTCGGCCGCCGGGCCGGTATCAGCGCCGCCGCCAGCTAG
- a CDS encoding cyclase family protein, translating to MQTVPMHHHTPTAAHAARPRRIVDLTHTLDEDFPLWPGDPLFRMRRIREAPEFLVHELCFGEHTGTHVDAPLHCVPGGDAVDRIRVDDLLAPLVLVDIADRTASDPDALATPADLAAWESLHGRIPDGALVALITRPARGRPDGKVNPEAPAQPHDDAEVHALTRSLTPDAAGIAHWPGFSREAAEFLVQRRAVVAIGTDAPSIDCGASTAFPAHHAVLGAGRYAVEMLAALRALPPAGATAVVAPLKHRGGSGGPARVLALLD from the coding sequence GTGCAGACTGTGCCCATGCACCACCACACCCCCACCGCCGCGCACGCCGCACGCCCCCGCCGGATCGTCGACCTCACCCACACGTTGGACGAGGACTTCCCGCTGTGGCCCGGCGATCCGCTCTTCCGGATGCGCCGCATCCGCGAAGCCCCGGAGTTCCTCGTGCACGAGCTCTGCTTCGGCGAGCACACCGGCACCCACGTCGACGCGCCGCTGCACTGCGTGCCCGGCGGGGACGCAGTCGACCGGATCCGGGTCGACGACCTCCTCGCCCCGCTCGTGCTCGTCGACATCGCCGACCGCACCGCGTCCGACCCCGACGCCCTCGCCACGCCCGCGGACCTCGCCGCCTGGGAATCGCTGCACGGCCGCATCCCCGACGGCGCGCTCGTCGCACTCATCACCAGGCCCGCCCGTGGCCGTCCCGACGGGAAAGTGAACCCGGAGGCGCCCGCGCAACCGCACGACGATGCCGAAGTGCACGCGCTGACCCGATCCCTGACACCCGACGCGGCCGGCATCGCGCACTGGCCGGGTTTCTCGCGCGAGGCCGCCGAGTTCCTGGTGCAGCGGCGCGCCGTCGTCGCCATCGGCACCGACGCGCCGAGCATCGACTGTGGGGCCTCCACCGCCTTCCCCGCCCACCACGCCGTCCTCGGCGCCGGGCGCTACGCCGTCGAGATGCTCGCCGCCCTCCGCGCACTGCCGCCCGCGGGCGCCACAGCGGTGGTGGCGCCGCTCAAGCACCGCGGCGGCTCCGGCGGGCCCGCGCGGGTTCTCGCGCTGCTCGATTGA
- the arsC gene encoding arsenate reductase (glutaredoxin) (This arsenate reductase requires both glutathione and glutaredoxin to convert arsenate to arsenite, after which the efflux transporter formed by ArsA and ArsB can extrude the arsenite from the cell, providing resistance.), with product MSDATSATIYHNPRCSTSRKTLQLLRDHGVEPAIVKYLDTPPTRGELARLIERAGLTPRQAIRSKEAVYKELGLADADDEALLDAMAAHPILIERPLVVTDLGVRLARPIENVEEILPR from the coding sequence ATGTCCGACGCGACATCCGCGACGATCTATCACAACCCTCGCTGCAGCACCTCCCGGAAGACCCTCCAGCTGCTGCGGGACCACGGCGTCGAACCGGCCATCGTCAAGTATCTGGACACGCCGCCCACCCGCGGCGAGCTGGCCCGGCTGATCGAGCGGGCGGGCCTCACCCCGCGTCAGGCGATTCGCAGCAAGGAGGCCGTCTACAAGGAACTGGGGCTGGCGGACGCCGACGACGAGGCGCTGCTCGACGCGATGGCCGCCCACCCGATCCTCATCGAGCGCCCCCTCGTGGTGACGGATCTGGGCGTCCGGCTGGCCCGCCCCATCGAGAACGTCGAAGAGATCCTGCCGCGGTGA
- the pth gene encoding aminoacyl-tRNA hydrolase produces the protein MGTDTSDEDGSDTRPLVIAGLGNPGPEYERTRHNIGFLVADVLAERMSARFTVHKRSGAHIAQGRLAQRPVTVVKPRAFMNVSGRQVAAAAKFFSVPADRLIVVHDELDLDFGTIRAKAGGGEGGHNGLRSVTSSVGTRDYIRVRVGIGRPPGRMDPASYVLKPFSAAERKDLGVFCEEAADAAELVAERGLGFAQNRLHGA, from the coding sequence CTGGGAACCGACACTTCCGACGAGGACGGCTCCGATACCCGTCCGCTGGTGATCGCGGGGCTCGGCAACCCGGGTCCGGAGTATGAGCGCACGCGGCACAACATCGGGTTCCTGGTCGCGGACGTGCTCGCCGAGCGCATGTCCGCGCGGTTCACCGTGCACAAGCGCAGCGGCGCGCATATCGCGCAAGGCCGCCTGGCACAGCGTCCCGTGACCGTGGTCAAGCCCCGCGCCTTCATGAACGTCTCCGGTCGGCAAGTGGCGGCCGCGGCGAAGTTCTTCTCCGTCCCCGCCGACCGGCTCATCGTGGTGCACGACGAGCTGGACCTGGACTTCGGCACGATCCGCGCGAAAGCCGGCGGCGGCGAAGGCGGCCACAACGGGCTGCGTTCGGTGACCTCGTCGGTGGGTACCCGCGACTACATCCGCGTACGGGTGGGCATCGGCCGCCCGCCCGGCAGGATGGACCCGGCGTCCTACGTGCTCAAGCCGTTCTCCGCCGCCGAGCGCAAGGATCTGGGCGTCTTCTGCGAGGAGGCGGCGGACGCCGCGGAGCTCGTGGCCGAACGCGGGCTCGGGTTCGCGCAGAACCGCCTGCACGGGGCATGA
- a CDS encoding class II glutamine amidotransferase domain-containing protein, producing the protein MCRHLVCLGPERTVASAVTQGGHSLARQAWAPEQMRGGGTINADGFGACWWAAGGVPGVGQHRTTLPIWSDPALGRAVAGDGDGVEAGGGGAAGDGTPAVRGTLEQIRATAILAAVRSATPGMAVSAQACAPFTDGRWAFSHNGVIRGWPDTVAGLADAIPAAEVMRGEAATDSVFLWQLFRARITAGMDAADAAASLVRDVEERAPGSRLNLLATDGGRVVATAWRHSLWVLDAPDELWIASEPITDVGWAEVDDGVLVDARVGRVQSEPIPIAANTR; encoded by the coding sequence ATGTGTCGTCACCTGGTCTGCCTGGGGCCTGAGCGCACGGTGGCCTCGGCGGTGACGCAGGGCGGTCATTCGCTGGCCCGGCAGGCCTGGGCGCCGGAGCAGATGCGGGGCGGCGGCACCATCAACGCCGACGGCTTCGGCGCCTGCTGGTGGGCCGCCGGCGGCGTGCCGGGCGTGGGGCAGCACCGCACCACGCTCCCGATCTGGTCCGACCCGGCGCTGGGCCGCGCAGTGGCGGGCGACGGGGACGGTGTTGAAGCGGGGGGCGGGGGCGCCGCAGGCGACGGCACCCCGGCGGTACGCGGAACGCTCGAGCAGATCCGCGCGACGGCGATCCTCGCGGCCGTGCGGTCCGCGACGCCCGGCATGGCGGTGTCGGCGCAGGCGTGCGCGCCGTTCACCGACGGGCGGTGGGCGTTCAGCCACAACGGGGTGATCCGCGGCTGGCCGGACACCGTGGCGGGGCTGGCGGACGCGATCCCGGCTGCCGAGGTGATGCGGGGGGAGGCGGCCACCGATTCGGTGTTCCTGTGGCAGCTGTTCCGCGCGCGCATCACGGCGGGGATGGACGCGGCCGACGCGGCGGCGTCGCTCGTGCGGGATGTCGAGGAGCGTGCGCCCGGCTCGCGGCTGAACCTGCTCGCCACCGACGGCGGGCGCGTCGTCGCCACCGCGTGGCGCCACTCCCTGTGGGTCCTCGACGCGCCGGACGAGCTGTGGATCGCCTCTGAACCGATCACCGACGTGGGGTGGGCGGAAGTGGACGACGGCGTCCTCGTCGATGCGCGGGTCGGACGCGTCCAGTCGGAACCGATCCCCATTGCAGCGAACACCCGATGA
- the egtD gene encoding L-histidine N(alpha)-methyltransferase, with protein MTTTLVDVHLTEADLEAQLRADVVAGLAAVPKSLPPKWFYDQRGGELFDAITRLPEYYPTRTERALLTRAAPEIAAASKATTLVELGSGSSEKTRLLLTAFAEHEGLEMYVPQDVSESSIRFAADALAIEFPDLPVRGVVGDFTDTTATLPRAGHRLVAFLGGTIGNLEPDARAAFLHGVAEALDPGECLLVGIGLVTDPAVMIAAYDDEEGVTAEFNRNVLHVLNRRLGADFDPRMFEHVALWDAAHSWIEMRLRARREMQVRIPAVGTVVDFAAGEELRTEVSAKFMLDGFGGELTAAGFDPAHTWTDEASRFALVLARRRG; from the coding sequence ATGACGACGACCCTGGTGGACGTGCATCTGACCGAGGCGGACCTGGAGGCGCAGCTGCGGGCCGACGTCGTGGCCGGCCTGGCCGCGGTGCCGAAGAGCCTGCCTCCCAAATGGTTCTACGACCAGCGGGGCGGTGAGCTCTTCGACGCGATCACGCGGCTCCCCGAGTATTACCCGACGCGTACCGAGCGCGCGCTGCTCACGCGTGCCGCGCCGGAGATCGCCGCGGCGAGCAAGGCCACCACGCTGGTCGAGCTCGGCTCGGGGTCCTCGGAGAAGACGCGGCTGCTGCTCACCGCCTTCGCCGAGCACGAGGGCCTCGAGATGTATGTGCCGCAGGATGTCTCGGAGTCGTCGATCCGGTTCGCCGCGGACGCGTTGGCGATCGAGTTCCCCGACCTGCCGGTACGCGGGGTGGTCGGCGATTTCACCGATACGACGGCGACGCTGCCGCGGGCCGGGCATCGGCTGGTCGCGTTCCTCGGCGGCACCATCGGAAACCTCGAACCCGACGCCAGGGCCGCATTCCTGCACGGGGTGGCGGAGGCGCTGGACCCCGGGGAGTGCCTGCTCGTAGGGATCGGCCTGGTCACCGACCCCGCGGTGATGATCGCCGCGTACGACGACGAGGAAGGGGTCACGGCGGAGTTCAACCGCAACGTGCTGCACGTGCTCAACCGGCGGCTGGGCGCGGACTTCGACCCGCGCATGTTCGAGCACGTCGCCCTGTGGGATGCGGCGCACAGTTGGATCGAGATGCGGCTGCGCGCCCGCCGTGAGATGCAGGTGCGCATTCCCGCGGTGGGGACGGTGGTCGACTTCGCGGCGGGGGAGGAGCTGCGCACCGAGGTCTCCGCCAAGTTCATGCTCGACGGGTTCGGCGGCGAGCTCACCGCGGCGGGCTTCGACCCGGCGCACACCTGGACGGACGAAGCGTCGCGGTTCGCGCTGGTGCTGGCCCGCCGCCGGGGTTGA
- the egtB gene encoding ergothioneine biosynthesis protein EgtB encodes MRAACRSALERARRRTRVLTDVPDDQLTAQHSELMSPLVWDLAHIGNQEDLWLVRAAGGRAATPPVTGPQDEPWRSHDSGDAPAHDGAHGLDDLYDAFRHPRATRPALPILGPEAARGYTASVRAHAMAVLERCGFDGDPLTAGGFVFGMVAQHEQQHDETMLATHQLRTGPRLLHAPAAPRARRPLGGDAGAPGAVRSDRAAPEVVVPGGAFTMGTDGAPGPESWALDNERPAHRVEVAAFAIEAVPVTNRRYARFIADGGYRRRELWSERGWRHRLQEVLEAPQFWSRAGDGHWVRRRFGATEDLEPDEPVVHVSYFEAEAFAAWAGKRLPTEAEWEKAARHHPSAGHSRAYPWGDEAPAERHANLGQRHLSPAGVWAYPDGATASGIHQLIGDVWEWTSSGFEAYPGFRAFPYREYSEVFFGGDYRVLRGGSFGTDAVACRGTFRNWDHPVRRQIFAGIRLARDCADAAGSSSSGADESGDA; translated from the coding sequence GTGCGTGCGGCGTGCCGCAGCGCGCTCGAACGGGCACGGCGGCGGACCCGCGTGCTGACGGACGTGCCGGATGATCAACTGACCGCCCAGCATTCGGAGCTCATGTCGCCGCTCGTGTGGGACCTGGCGCATATCGGAAACCAGGAGGACCTGTGGCTGGTGCGCGCCGCGGGCGGACGTGCCGCGACGCCGCCCGTCACTGGCCCGCAGGACGAGCCGTGGCGATCGCACGACAGCGGGGACGCCCCTGCCCACGACGGCGCGCACGGCCTCGATGATCTTTACGACGCCTTCCGGCATCCGCGCGCCACGCGCCCGGCGCTCCCGATCCTGGGGCCCGAGGCCGCACGGGGCTACACCGCGTCCGTCCGGGCGCACGCGATGGCGGTGCTCGAGCGCTGCGGGTTCGACGGCGACCCCCTCACCGCGGGCGGCTTCGTGTTCGGCATGGTCGCCCAGCACGAGCAGCAACACGACGAGACCATGCTGGCGACGCACCAGCTGCGCACAGGCCCGCGTCTGCTGCACGCGCCGGCCGCCCCGCGCGCCCGCCGGCCCCTGGGAGGGGACGCCGGGGCGCCCGGCGCCGTCCGTTCCGATCGCGCGGCGCCCGAGGTCGTGGTGCCCGGCGGTGCGTTCACGATGGGCACCGACGGGGCCCCCGGACCCGAGTCGTGGGCGCTGGACAACGAACGCCCCGCGCATCGGGTGGAGGTCGCCGCGTTCGCGATCGAGGCCGTGCCCGTGACCAACCGCCGGTACGCGCGCTTCATCGCCGACGGCGGATACCGGCGTCGGGAACTGTGGTCCGAGCGTGGATGGCGCCACCGCCTGCAGGAGGTTCTGGAGGCCCCGCAGTTCTGGAGCCGGGCGGGCGACGGCCACTGGGTGCGCCGCCGGTTCGGGGCGACGGAGGATCTGGAGCCGGACGAGCCGGTGGTGCACGTGAGCTACTTCGAGGCGGAGGCGTTCGCGGCGTGGGCGGGTAAGCGGCTGCCCACGGAGGCCGAGTGGGAGAAGGCCGCGCGCCACCACCCGTCCGCCGGGCATTCGCGCGCCTACCCCTGGGGCGACGAAGCGCCGGCCGAGCGACACGCGAACCTGGGGCAGCGGCATCTGTCGCCCGCCGGGGTGTGGGCGTATCCCGACGGGGCCACCGCGTCCGGCATCCACCAGCTGATCGGCGACGTGTGGGAATGGACCTCCTCCGGTTTCGAGGCCTATCCGGGTTTCCGGGCGTTCCCGTACCGCGAGTACTCGGAGGTGTTCTTCGGCGGCGACTACCGGGTGCTGCGCGGCGGTTCGTTCGGCACCGACGCGGTGGCGTGCCGTGGCACGTTCCGCAACTGGGACCACCCCGTACGGCGGCAGATCTTCGCGGGCATCCGGCTCGCGCGGGACTGCGCCGACGCCGCCGGCTCTTCGTCCTCCGGCGCCGACGAGAGCGGCGATGCCTGA
- a CDS encoding 50S ribosomal protein L25/general stress protein Ctc — MADKLRVAATPRTEFGKGAARRARRDGQVPAVVYGHGADPIHLNIPSLEFAAIIRNHGTNAILTLDIDGKEHMALTKEVRIHPVRNYIEHADLLTVKRGEKVVVEVPLVVTGEAAPGTIVFHDVTTLRLQADALSIPEEIVVSIEGAEVGTQILAGEVQIPAGTELEDDPELLLVNVAEQRSAPDEDEEAAEGEAEAADAAE, encoded by the coding sequence ATGGCCGACAAACTTCGCGTCGCCGCCACCCCCCGCACCGAGTTCGGCAAGGGAGCCGCCCGCCGCGCCCGCCGCGACGGTCAGGTCCCGGCCGTCGTCTACGGCCACGGCGCCGATCCGATCCACCTGAACATCCCCTCGCTGGAGTTCGCCGCGATCATCCGCAACCACGGCACCAACGCCATCCTCACGCTGGACATCGATGGCAAGGAGCACATGGCCCTGACCAAGGAGGTCCGGATCCACCCTGTGCGCAACTACATCGAGCACGCGGACCTGCTCACCGTCAAGCGCGGCGAGAAGGTCGTGGTCGAGGTTCCGCTGGTCGTCACCGGCGAGGCCGCTCCCGGCACCATCGTCTTCCACGACGTCACGACGCTGCGGCTGCAGGCCGACGCGCTCTCCATCCCCGAGGAGATCGTGGTCTCCATCGAGGGCGCCGAGGTGGGCACCCAGATCCTGGCCGGCGAGGTGCAGATTCCCGCCGGCACCGAGCTCGAGGACGATCCGGAGCTGCTGCTGGTGAACGTCGCCGAGCAGCGTTCCGCACCCGATGAGGACGAAGAGGCCGCCGAGGGCGAGGCCGAAGCGGCCGACGCCGCGGAGTGA
- a CDS encoding ATP-binding cassette domain-containing protein, whose translation MSAAAAVVSAAHGGAVLCVDGVAVVRQGRALVDAVSVEVHAGERWAPTAADTALAEELTATLGLTARTGTRWSVLSQGERGRVLIARALMTRPRLLLLDEPTTGLDLAAREILLDVLSGLRQAHPLLSSLLVTHHLEELPPSTTHALVLAGGKVLASGLAEEVLTSATITGAFGYPIAVERRAGRWTASSAAAGRREVFAGDEAGIVQMP comes from the coding sequence GTGAGCGCTGCGGCGGCGGTCGTGAGCGCCGCGCATGGCGGTGCCGTGCTGTGCGTGGACGGCGTGGCGGTGGTGCGCCAGGGGAGGGCGCTGGTCGATGCGGTCTCCGTCGAGGTGCATGCCGGCGAGCGATGGGCGCCGACCGCAGCGGACACGGCGCTGGCCGAGGAGCTGACGGCAACTCTCGGGCTCACCGCACGCACGGGAACGCGCTGGTCGGTGCTCTCACAGGGGGAACGGGGCCGTGTGCTCATCGCCCGCGCGCTGATGACGCGGCCGCGGTTGCTTCTGCTCGACGAGCCGACGACGGGCCTGGATCTCGCCGCGCGCGAGATCCTCCTCGATGTGCTCTCCGGGCTCCGCCAGGCGCATCCACTGCTGTCGTCGCTTCTCGTCACGCACCATCTGGAGGAGCTTCCGCCGTCCACGACGCACGCGCTGGTCCTCGCCGGGGGCAAAGTGCTCGCGTCCGGCCTGGCTGAGGAGGTGCTGACCTCGGCGACGATCACGGGGGCCTTCGGCTATCCCATCGCCGTCGAGCGGCGCGCCGGCAGGTGGACCGCGTCGAGTGCGGCCGCGGGGCGGCGAGAGGTCTTCGCCGGAGACGAGGCCGGGATCGTGCAGATGCCGTGA
- a CDS encoding AIM24 family protein, which produces MTVTHKLIGGSMQMVACQLAQGQSVFCEPGKFLWKTANVDVRTTIGAPSGPQGGGQTTASSLLGLAKNVGKRMIAGESLAVQVYSAQQDSGLVAFAGVLPGQVRALELDGSTQWLAQKDAFVAAESTIDFDIAFSGGKTGRWGGEGFILEKLGGTGTAFIAGAGDFVDLNPADYGGKIQVDTGCIVAFESSVRYGVERVGGLDMKGVMNMALGGEGVHLATLEGDGRVIIQSMTTAGIAQALMKNVGPDEDRKGFTGGLFSGSMD; this is translated from the coding sequence ATGACAGTCACCCACAAGCTCATCGGCGGCTCCATGCAGATGGTCGCCTGCCAACTGGCACAGGGTCAATCGGTCTTCTGCGAACCCGGAAAGTTCTTGTGGAAGACCGCGAACGTGGACGTCCGCACCACCATCGGTGCGCCGTCCGGCCCCCAGGGCGGCGGGCAGACCACGGCGTCGTCGCTGCTGGGACTCGCCAAGAACGTCGGCAAGCGGATGATCGCCGGCGAGTCGCTCGCGGTGCAGGTGTACTCCGCGCAGCAGGACTCCGGACTGGTCGCGTTCGCGGGCGTTCTGCCCGGCCAGGTCCGCGCGCTCGAACTCGACGGGTCCACGCAGTGGTTGGCGCAGAAGGACGCCTTCGTCGCCGCCGAGTCCACGATCGACTTCGACATCGCCTTCTCCGGCGGCAAGACCGGCCGATGGGGCGGCGAGGGCTTCATCCTGGAGAAGCTCGGCGGCACCGGCACCGCGTTCATCGCCGGAGCCGGCGACTTCGTGGACCTCAACCCCGCCGACTACGGCGGAAAGATCCAGGTGGACACCGGCTGCATCGTCGCATTCGAGAGCTCCGTCAGGTACGGGGTGGAGCGCGTGGGCGGCCTGGACATGAAGGGCGTGATGAACATGGCGCTCGGCGGCGAGGGCGTGCACCTGGCCACGCTGGAGGGCGACGGTCGGGTGATCATCCAATCGATGACGACGGCCGGCATCGCGCAGGCGCTGATGAAGAACGTGGGGCCGGACGAGGACCGCAAGGGATTCACCGGCGGGCTGTTCTCTGGAAGTATGGACTGA
- a CDS encoding FadR/GntR family transcriptional regulator yields MDALTRVPLSQQAADALLDAIGKGRWEVGEQLPGEVALAGELAVSRSTIREAIRQLAARGVLTSRQGIGVFVTSATPTDGWDRLARLGAIAEVVQVRIAIESRAAALAAAEHDGSDAETIRRALAERNTMADQGDPAELARADIAFHRAVVAAARNELLLALFDSLRPRLEASMGDMLEIMDVTENDAHEHTAIVEAILARRADRAEALTRGQLLGLADALRRRS; encoded by the coding sequence ATGGACGCTCTGACGCGAGTCCCCCTGTCGCAGCAGGCGGCCGACGCGTTGCTCGACGCAATTGGCAAGGGCCGTTGGGAGGTCGGAGAGCAGTTGCCGGGCGAGGTCGCGCTCGCGGGTGAGCTCGCGGTGAGTCGCTCGACGATCCGCGAGGCCATCCGCCAGCTCGCAGCACGTGGGGTGTTGACCAGTCGGCAGGGGATCGGTGTGTTCGTCACGTCGGCCACGCCCACGGACGGGTGGGACCGTCTCGCCCGGCTCGGCGCGATCGCGGAGGTGGTGCAGGTGCGGATCGCCATCGAGTCGCGTGCAGCCGCGCTGGCCGCGGCGGAGCACGACGGATCCGACGCGGAGACGATCCGGCGTGCCCTCGCCGAACGCAACACGATGGCCGACCAGGGCGACCCCGCGGAGCTCGCGCGGGCGGACATCGCCTTCCACCGCGCAGTGGTCGCCGCGGCACGCAACGAACTGCTGCTGGCCTTGTTCGACAGTCTCCGGCCGCGGCTGGAGGCGTCGATGGGGGACATGCTGGAGATCATGGACGTCACCGAGAACGATGCGCACGAGCACACCGCGATAGTCGAGGCGATCCTCGCGCGCCGTGCCGATCGCGCGGAGGCGCTGACCCGCGGGCAACTGCTGGGACTGGCCGACGCACTGCGGAGGCGGTCGTGA
- a CDS encoding oxidoreductase — translation MSRSRPRPRRGAGWSACDIPRLTGRTFVVTGATSGIGLETAAALYAAGADVTLAVRNEVKGRAVADALGARPRTAPWEEAGTLAVRVLDLADLASVHRFVRDWDGPIDVLINNAGVMTPPLQRTADGFEMQMGTNHLGHFALTNLLLPHVRDRVVTVASLAERAGRIDLDDLNYQRRPYSRARAYGQAKLANLLCAAQLQCKLAGAGSTVRSVAAHPGASSTGLGNQLTIPGATELFRFGSRFVGQGAAGGALPTLFTAVEDLPGDTYVGPRGLFQLRGAPTAVGRSARARDAATAVRLWALSEELTGTAFPLR, via the coding sequence GTGAGTCGGAGCCGTCCCCGCCCCCGGCGGGGCGCCGGGTGGTCCGCATGCGACATCCCCCGGCTGACCGGCAGGACGTTCGTCGTCACCGGCGCCACCAGCGGAATCGGCCTCGAGACCGCGGCGGCGCTGTACGCGGCGGGCGCGGACGTCACGCTTGCCGTGCGCAACGAGGTGAAGGGCCGCGCCGTCGCCGACGCCCTCGGTGCGCGCCCGCGCACCGCGCCCTGGGAGGAGGCCGGCACGCTCGCCGTCCGGGTCCTCGACCTCGCCGACCTCGCCTCCGTGCACCGGTTCGTGCGGGACTGGGACGGCCCGATCGACGTGCTGATCAACAACGCCGGCGTGATGACGCCGCCGCTGCAGCGCACCGCCGACGGGTTCGAGATGCAGATGGGAACCAACCACCTGGGCCACTTCGCCCTGACGAACCTGCTCCTGCCGCACGTGCGCGACAGGGTGGTGACGGTGGCGTCTCTGGCGGAGAGGGCGGGCCGGATCGATCTGGACGACCTCAACTACCAGCGGCGCCCCTATTCACGGGCGCGGGCCTACGGCCAGGCCAAACTCGCGAACCTGCTGTGCGCCGCGCAGCTGCAGTGCAAACTCGCCGGGGCGGGTTCGACTGTGCGTTCCGTCGCAGCGCACCCGGGGGCCTCGTCGACCGGACTCGGAAACCAGCTCACGATCCCCGGGGCCACCGAGTTGTTCCGCTTCGGCAGCAGGTTCGTGGGCCAGGGCGCAGCCGGCGGCGCATTGCCCACCCTCTTCACCGCGGTCGAAGACCTCCCCGGCGACACGTACGTCGGCCCGCGGGGACTCTTCCAGCTGCGCGGCGCGCCCACCGCCGTCGGCCGCTCAGCGCGCGCCCGCGACGCCGCCACTGCGGTCCGCCTGTGGGCGTTGTCCGAGGAGTTGACGGGCACCGCGTTTCCGCTGCGGTGA